The sequence AGAACAACTTACTCATCTCTTCTATCTACCTTAACCCTCTGGATTTTGGGTTTTGGGACATCATCACTTTTTTTAGATGAAACCAATGTTCTTATCTGGCTAAGATGTTCTTATACAGGACTTATATTCTTTCCTGTCATCTTCTTCCATTTTGTCCTATCGTTAACTATGAACCATTCTAAATTCCCTACTATATTAAAGCAAGCGGGATATTCCCTCAGTCTAATATTTGGTATTTTAAATCTCTTAGGTGGACTTATTCAAGGAGTAATCTTTAAAGACGGCTTTTATTATCCAGATATTGGGGTGTTCTATTACTATTATGGAATATATTTTATCCTTTTTATCTTGTATGGAAATTGGTTGTTATATCAAAGATATAACAAGACTAAAAGTGTTATAGAAAAGGAAAGGTTAAAATATTTACTCATAGGAAGTTGTTGTGGAATATTAAGCAGTCTCTCCAATATGGGCATTGATTTTTTTAAAATGCTATATTTAGTAGAATATTTGACCATTGTCATTTTTAACTTGTTCATAAATTATGTCTGTATCAAGTATAAATTAATAGAATTAAATATATTTATAAGGCGAGAACATCTCCATTACCTGACATCAACTATTTTAGTCGGACTAATTGCTTTTATTATTTTAGTTGGACAGAGATTATTTCCATCTAATTTTTTTCTATTAAGCATAATACTGGCTATTGGTTTTGGCTTAAGTTTTCATTTAGCCAGTAGAACAATTAGCCAATTTATAGAAAGGCGATTTTTTAAAGAAACATTCGATAAAAAAGAGTTCCTGAAAAGATTTTCTCAAAATATTACCTCTACATTTGATAAAAATTTGCTTCTTCCATCAATACTTGATGTTCTGGTAAATATTATGGAGATTAAAACAGCCTCGATAATACTTTATTCCCCGGATGAGGAAGAATGTAAAGTAGATTTTGATATGGGATTAAATGAAACCAGGAGGCGTAAGGCGATATTCTCAAAAACAAAAGGGATGATTAAATGGTTTAGTGAGAATAAAAAAATACTTCTAAAAGAGAATCTACGATTAGACCCCAGATTTGAAAATGTCTTTCAAGATATAGAAAATGACCTTGAAAAGGTAGATAGTATCTTAGCCATACCGCTGGTTGGGAAAGAAGGGTTAAGGGGGGTAGTTTGTTTAGGTGAGAAAGAAAATTTGCATGGATATAATGATGAGGATATAGCCTTTCTGAATACATTTTGTGACGAAACTACGGTCGCCCTTGAAAATACATTTTTGTATGAAGAGAAGATGAAATATTTTTTAAATACCATTTTGACTTTATTATTCACGATAGAGGCAAAAGATAAATATACTAAAGGACATTGTGAAAATGTAGGGCGATATGCCGCAATCGTGGCACAGGCACTTGGACTTTCTCCCACAGAAGTAGAAAATATTAAAATTGGTGGTTATCTCCATGATATTGGTAAAATTGGTATTGATGACAAAATTCTACTTAAACCAGGACGACTTACAGAGGATGAATTCGAACAAATTAAAAAACACCCGGAGATTGGCGTGAAAATATTAGAAGCAATTAATCTCCCAGGAGATATTATCGATGCCGTTAAACACCACCATGAACGAATTAGTGGAGATGGCTACCCAAACTCCTTAACCAAAGATGGAGAACCTCCTTTGCCTTTAGCCGCCTCTATTATTGGTATCGTAGATTCTTATGAGGCAATGACATCTGATAGACCTTATCGAA is a genomic window of bacterium containing:
- a CDS encoding HD domain-containing phosphohydrolase, translating into MSQTYLPGNINKMIVIFVSFFIILTNLFLLAFTLLEKRSSLRTTYSSLLSTLTLWILGFGTSSLFLDETNVLIWLRCSYTGLIFFPVIFFHFVLSLTMNHSKFPTILKQAGYSLSLIFGILNLLGGLIQGVIFKDGFYYPDIGVFYYYYGIYFILFILYGNWLLYQRYNKTKSVIEKERLKYLLIGSCCGILSSLSNMGIDFFKMLYLVEYLTIVIFNLFINYVCIKYKLIELNIFIRREHLHYLTSTILVGLIAFIILVGQRLFPSNFFLLSIILAIGFGLSFHLASRTISQFIERRFFKETFDKKEFLKRFSQNITSTFDKNLLLPSILDVLVNIMEIKTASIILYSPDEEECKVDFDMGLNETRRRKAIFSKTKGMIKWFSENKKILLKENLRLDPRFENVFQDIENDLEKVDSILAIPLVGKEGLRGVVCLGEKENLHGYNDEDIAFLNTFCDETTVALENTFLYEEKMKYFLNTILTLLFTIEAKDKYTKGHCENVGRYAAIVAQALGLSPTEVENIKIGGYLHDIGKIGIDDKILLKPGRLTEDEFEQIKKHPEIGVKILEAINLPGDIIDAVKHHHERISGDGYPNSLTKDGEPPLPLAASIIGIVDSYEAMTSDRPYRKAFSKQDTLLELERGSGKLYDPKIVEVFIKLVKEGKI